The Tripterygium wilfordii isolate XIE 37 chromosome 5, ASM1340144v1, whole genome shotgun sequence genome window below encodes:
- the LOC119999058 gene encoding uncharacterized protein LOC119999058 isoform X1, with product MSFQNQSFLMAKGTECPNDGEMNYDNSSRIDPKHSHLWSMDGPEAEFFPNKKQAVEVPNNNFFTGLLNSDASPWGHVPGFHTFSGQLTERFFDSETPSTDNFEDRNIPPVSTGKISMEGKTINDLFVGDSSFGLSISQKVDDPRSGFNHGGIRKVKVSQVKDSENVMPVAMGHAYCRLDSDTISGTDAYDKGDESSISMGLAYDKGNDNMMPTGDSCDRGNNFFVKLFNKGNENISIGPMYKENDSNIGKIAIGQAFSRDDSNIMSIRQTYCQADDDSISTRHIHNKVDTGSLSMDHTYNKGDSNNLVIGHTYSEGEGTIISFGGYDDNTDNTYELLVGQPSIQRSETVNENESTKSNAEAMASAAHVTASGAETFSKKKEDLKASKKVPPNNFPSNVRSLLSTGMLDGVPVKYIVWSREKELRGVIKGSGYLCGCQSCNFSKVINAYEFERHAGCKTKHPNNHIYFENGKTVYGVVQELRSTPQDMLFEVIQTITGSPINQKSFRLWKESFLAATRELQRIYGKDEGKQFS from the exons ATG TCTTTCCAGAATCAAAGTTTTTTGATGGCGAAGGGTACCGAGTGTCCAAATGATGGTGAGATGAACTATGATAATTCTTCTAGAATCGACCCAAAGCATTCTCATCTATGGTCCATGGATGGTCCTGAGGCAGAGTTTTTCCCCAATAAGAAACAGGCGGTCGAAgttccaaacaacaattttttcaCGGGGTTGTTAAATTCTGACGCTTCTCCATGGGGCCATGTTCCCGGTTTTCACACATTCTCTGGGCAATTGACTGAGAGGTTTTTTGATTCAGAGACACCTAGTACTGACAATTTTGAGGATAGAAACATTCCACCTGTTAGCACAGGAAAAATCAGCATGGAGGGAaagacaatcaatgatctaTTTGTTGGTGATTCTTCATTTGGTTTATCTATTTCACAAAAGGTGGATGATCCTAGATCTGGTTTTAATCATGGTGGGATTAGAAAAGTGAAAGTCAGTCAGGTTAAGGACTCTGAGAATGTAATGCCTGTGGCAATGGGACATGCCTATTGTCGGTTAGATAGTGACACAATATCGGGCACTGATGCTTATGACAAGGGAGATGAAAGCTCTATATCAATGGGTCTTGCTTATGACAAAGGGAATGACAATATGATGCCTACAGGTGACTCCTGTGATAGGGGAAATAACTTTTTCGTAAAGCTCTTTAACAAGGGGAATGAAAACATATCGATAGGGCCCATGTACAAAGAAAATGACAGTAACATTGGTAAGATAGCCATTGGTCAAGCATTCAGCAGGGACGACAGCAATATCATGTCAATAAGACAAACCTATTGCCAGGCAGATGATGACAGTATATCAACGAGGCACATCCACAATAAGGTTGATACGGGTTCCTTATCAATGGACCACACATATAACAAAGGTGATAGCAATAATTTAGTTATCGGTCACACTTATAGTGAGGGAGAGGGCACGATAATATCCTTTGGTGGCTACGATGATAATACAGATAACACTTATGAACTGTTGGTGGGTCAGCCTTCCATTCAGAGATCAGAAACGGTGAATGAGAACGAATCAACTAAATCAAATGCAGAAGCAATGGCATCCGCTGCCCATGTAACTGCTTCTGGGGCGGAAACTTTTTCCAAGAAGAAAGAGGACCTTAAAGCATCTAAGAAGGTACCACCAAACAATTTCCCTTCAAATGTCAGAAGTTTGCTATCCACTGGTATGCTAGACGGGGTTCCTGTAAAGTATATTGTATGGTCACGAGAG AAGGAGCTCCGTGGTGTTATAAAAGGTTCCGGTTATTTATGCGGATGTCAGTCTTGTAATTTCTCAAAG GTTATCAACGCTTATGAGTTTGAGCGGCATGCTGGTTGCAAAACAAAACACCCAAATAATCACATATACTTCGAAAATGGGAAGACTGTTTATGGGGTTGTACAAGAACTTAGGAGTACACCTCAGGATATGTTGTTTGAAGTTATTCAAACAATAACTGGTTCACCTATCAATCAGAAGTCTTTCCGCCTTTGGAAAG AGTCCTTTTTAGCTGCTACTCGTGAACTTCAGCGCATATATGGAAAGGATGAAGGGAAGCAATTTTCATAA
- the LOC119999058 gene encoding uncharacterized protein LOC119999058 isoform X2: protein MSFQNQSFLMAKGTECPNDGEMNYDNSSRIDPKHSHLWSMDGPEAEFFPNKKQAVEVPNNNFFTGLLNSDASPWGHVPGFHTFSGQLTERFFDSETPSTDNFEDRNIPPVSTGKISMEGKTINDLFVGDSSFGLSISQKVDDPRSGFNHGGIRKVKVSQVKDSENVMPVAMGHAYCRLDSDTISGTDAYDKGDESSISMGLAYDKGNDNMMPTGDSCDRGNNFFVKLFNKGNENISIGPMYKENDSNIGKIAIGQAFSRDDSNIMSIRQTYCQADDDSISTRHIHNKVDTGSLSMDHTYNKGDSNNLVIGHTYSEGEGTIISFGGYDDNTDNTYELLVGQPSIQRSETVNENESTKSNAEAMASAAHVTASGAETFSKKKEDLKASKKVPPNNFPSNVRSLLSTGMLDGVPVKYIVWSREELRGVIKGSGYLCGCQSCNFSKVINAYEFERHAGCKTKHPNNHIYFENGKTVYGVVQELRSTPQDMLFEVIQTITGSPINQKSFRLWKESFLAATRELQRIYGKDEGKQFS, encoded by the exons ATG TCTTTCCAGAATCAAAGTTTTTTGATGGCGAAGGGTACCGAGTGTCCAAATGATGGTGAGATGAACTATGATAATTCTTCTAGAATCGACCCAAAGCATTCTCATCTATGGTCCATGGATGGTCCTGAGGCAGAGTTTTTCCCCAATAAGAAACAGGCGGTCGAAgttccaaacaacaattttttcaCGGGGTTGTTAAATTCTGACGCTTCTCCATGGGGCCATGTTCCCGGTTTTCACACATTCTCTGGGCAATTGACTGAGAGGTTTTTTGATTCAGAGACACCTAGTACTGACAATTTTGAGGATAGAAACATTCCACCTGTTAGCACAGGAAAAATCAGCATGGAGGGAaagacaatcaatgatctaTTTGTTGGTGATTCTTCATTTGGTTTATCTATTTCACAAAAGGTGGATGATCCTAGATCTGGTTTTAATCATGGTGGGATTAGAAAAGTGAAAGTCAGTCAGGTTAAGGACTCTGAGAATGTAATGCCTGTGGCAATGGGACATGCCTATTGTCGGTTAGATAGTGACACAATATCGGGCACTGATGCTTATGACAAGGGAGATGAAAGCTCTATATCAATGGGTCTTGCTTATGACAAAGGGAATGACAATATGATGCCTACAGGTGACTCCTGTGATAGGGGAAATAACTTTTTCGTAAAGCTCTTTAACAAGGGGAATGAAAACATATCGATAGGGCCCATGTACAAAGAAAATGACAGTAACATTGGTAAGATAGCCATTGGTCAAGCATTCAGCAGGGACGACAGCAATATCATGTCAATAAGACAAACCTATTGCCAGGCAGATGATGACAGTATATCAACGAGGCACATCCACAATAAGGTTGATACGGGTTCCTTATCAATGGACCACACATATAACAAAGGTGATAGCAATAATTTAGTTATCGGTCACACTTATAGTGAGGGAGAGGGCACGATAATATCCTTTGGTGGCTACGATGATAATACAGATAACACTTATGAACTGTTGGTGGGTCAGCCTTCCATTCAGAGATCAGAAACGGTGAATGAGAACGAATCAACTAAATCAAATGCAGAAGCAATGGCATCCGCTGCCCATGTAACTGCTTCTGGGGCGGAAACTTTTTCCAAGAAGAAAGAGGACCTTAAAGCATCTAAGAAGGTACCACCAAACAATTTCCCTTCAAATGTCAGAAGTTTGCTATCCACTGGTATGCTAGACGGGGTTCCTGTAAAGTATATTGTATGGTCACGAGAG GAGCTCCGTGGTGTTATAAAAGGTTCCGGTTATTTATGCGGATGTCAGTCTTGTAATTTCTCAAAG GTTATCAACGCTTATGAGTTTGAGCGGCATGCTGGTTGCAAAACAAAACACCCAAATAATCACATATACTTCGAAAATGGGAAGACTGTTTATGGGGTTGTACAAGAACTTAGGAGTACACCTCAGGATATGTTGTTTGAAGTTATTCAAACAATAACTGGTTCACCTATCAATCAGAAGTCTTTCCGCCTTTGGAAAG AGTCCTTTTTAGCTGCTACTCGTGAACTTCAGCGCATATATGGAAAGGATGAAGGGAAGCAATTTTCATAA
- the LOC119998510 gene encoding transcription factor TGAL1-like yields the protein MADVSPRTDISTDGDTDEKNERFDRGQSSALVAYDSSDRSKDKLDQKTLRRLAQNREAARKSRLRKKAYVQQLESSRLKLTQLEQELQRARQQGIFISSSGDQAHSMSGNGAMAFDVEYARWVEDHNRQINELRAAVNSHAGDAELRIIVDNVLAHYDEIFKLKNNAAKADVFHLLSGMWKTPAERCFLWLGGFRSSELLKLLMNQLEPLTEQQLSSVTNLQQSSQQAEDALSQGMEALQQSLAETLSSGSLGSSGSSGNVANYMGQMAMAMGKLGTLEGFIRQADNLRQQTLQQLHRILTTRQSARALLAIHDYFSRLRALSSLWLARPRE from the exons ATGGCTGATGTAAGTCCAAGAACTGACATCTCTACTGATGGAGACACAGACGAGAAAAATGAAAGG TTTGATAGAGGTCAATCTAGTGCTCTTGTGGCGTATGATTCTAGTGACAGATCAAAGGATAAATTGGATCAGAAG ACTCTTCGTAGGCTAGCTCAGAATCGCGAGGCTGCTCGGAAAAGTCGATTGCGGAAGAAG GCATATGTGCAACAACTTGAGAGCAGCCGTTTGAAGCTGACTCAACTGGAGCAGGAACTCCAACGTGCACGGCAGCAG GGAATCTTCATTTCAAGCTCAGGAGACCAAGCCCATTCAATGAGTGGAAATG GGGCCATGGCATTTGACGTAGAATATGCACGTTGGGTGGAAGATCATAATCGACAAATTAATGAACTGAGAGCAGCAGTGAATTCTCATGCGGGTGATGCAGAACTTCGTATTATTGTCGATAACGTACTGGCACACTATGATGAAATTTTTAAGCTGAAGAACAATGCTGCCAAAGCTGATGTTTTCCATCTGTTGTCGGGCATGTGGAAAACGCCTGCTGAGAGATGTTTCTTATGGCTTGGTGGCTTTCGTTCATCCGAGCTTCTCAAG CTTCTTATGAATCAGCTGGAGCCTTTGACAGAACAGCAGTTGTCGAGTGTCACCAACTTGCAGCAGTCCTCCCAACAGGCAGAAGATGCATTATCTCAAGGGATGGAGGCACTGCAGCAGTCCCTGGCTGAGACGTTGTCCAGTGGATCTCTTGGCTCCTCCGGCTCATCTGGAAATGTGGCAAACTACATGGGTCAAATGGCCATGGCCATGGGGAAGCTAGGGACTCTCGAGGGCTTCATTCGCCAG GCTGACAATCTGCGGCAGCAAACTTTACAACAACTGCATAGAATATTGACAACCCGTCAGTCAGCTCGTGCACTTCTTGCTATACATGACTATTTTTCTCGTTTGCGAGCTCTCAGTTCTCTCTGGCTTGCCCGCCCAAGAGAGTGA
- the LOC119998509 gene encoding pentatricopeptide repeat-containing protein At3g53700, chloroplastic, translating to MAFSSSSCLKCHPWCHPHSPLSSPHKPTSISIISFASTHHHHDPITSQSLPANFSAAQLLDNLRRQRDESSALRLFNWASKQPNFAPSLLVYEEILRKLGHVGSFASMRDILQEMKIAGCVPNRGTFLIFIETYGKFDLYDEVIGVIELMETEFDLKPDTHFYNYLLNVLVDGDKLKLVEAANSDMVSKGIKPDCSTFNILIKALCKAHQIRPAILLMEEMPSYGFLPDENTYTTIMQGYIEEGNLKGALRVREQMVEAGCPVTLVTVNVLVHGFCKEGRIEEALSFIEKMTNEGFFPDKLTFNTLVNGLCKAEHVKHALEVMDVMLQEGFDPDVYTYNSLISGLCKLGEVEEAVEILNQMVSRDCSPNTVTYNTIISKLCKENQVEEATELARVLTSNGILPDACTFNSLIQGLCLTSNHAAAMELFQEMKNKGCKPDEFTYNMLIDSFCIKGKLDEALRLLKEMETSGCARNVITYNTLINGLCKNKKIVEAEEIFDQMEIQGVSRNAVTYNSLIDGLCKSRKVEEAAQLMDQMIMEGLKPDKFTYNSLLTYFCRAGDITKAADIVQTMTSNGCEPDTVTYGTLIGGLCRAGRIDVASRLLRSIQMKGMVLTPHTYNPVIQALFRRKRTKEAMRLYREMMEKGDPPDAVTYKIIFRGLCNGGGPIGEAVDFMIEMTEKGFLPEFSSFYMLAEGLCALSMEETLVKLVEMVTKAENLSDEEVSMIRGFLKIRKYQDALATLGGILDRQKQNKYYR from the coding sequence AtggccttctcttcttcttcatgtcTCAAATGCCATCCTTGGTGTCATCCTcactctcctctctcttctcctcacAAACCCACTTCCATTTCCATCATCTCTTTTGCTTCCACACATCACCACCATGACCCAATAACGTCACAATCGCTCCCTGCAAATTTCTCGGCTGCTCAGCTCCTGGACAACCTCCGTCGCCAGCGCGACGAATCCTCTGCGCTTCGCTTATTCAATTGGGCTTCAAAGCAGCCAAATTTTGCACCCAGTTTATTGGTTTACGAGGAAATTCTTCGTAAACTTGGACATGTGGGTTCATTTGCTTCAATGAGAGACATCTTGCAAGAGATGAAGATTGCGGGTTGCGTGCCCAATAGAGGTACTTTCTTGATTTTTATCGAAACTTATGGGAAGTTCGATTTGTATGATGAAGTTATTGGtgttattgaattgatggagACAGAGTTTGATCTAAAACCTGATACccatttttataattatttgttAAATGTTCTTGTTGATGGGGATAAGCTGAAATTAGTTGAAGCTGCAAACTCAGATATGGTTAGCAAAGGAATTAAGCCTGATTGTTCGACGTTTAACATATTGATTAAGGCTTTGTGTAAAGCCCATCAAATTAGACCAGCAATATTGCTGATGGAAGAGATGCCAAGTTATGGTTTTTTACCTGATGAGAATACATATACCACAATCATGCAGGGGTACATAGAGGAAGGGAATTTGAAAGGTGCATTGAGAGTTAGAGAGCAAATGGTGGAAGCTGGGTGTCCCGTGACATTGGTCACGGTTAATGTCCTGGTTCATGGGTTTTGCAAAGAGGGCAGGATTGAGGAGGCGCTGAGTTTTATAGAGAAGATGACGAATGAGGGATTTTTCCCAGATAAGTTAACATTTAACACATTGGTGAATGGTTTATGCAAGGCAGAACATGTTAAGCATGCTTTGGAGGTCATGGATGTCATGCTTCAGGAGGGATTTGATCcagatgtatatacatataactCTTTGATTTCTGGCTTGTGTAAATTGGGTGAAGTTGAAGAGGCCGTGGAAATTCTTAACCAAATGGTTTCGAGGGATTGTTCCCCCAATACTGTTACTTACAACACTATAATTAGCAAATTGTGTAAGGAAAACCAAGTTGAAGAGGCCACTGAGCTTGCTCGCGTTCTTACAAGCAACGGGATTCTACCAGATGCTTGTACTTTTAATTCTCTGATTCAGGGTTTGTGCTTGACCAGTAATCATGCTGCTGCAATGGAACTATTTCAGGAAATGAAGAATAAAGGGTGCAAACCTGATGAATTCACGTACAATATGTTGATTGACAGCTTCTGTATTAAAGGTAAACTAGATGAAGCTCTAAGACTGCTGAAAGAAATGGAAACCAGTGGTTGTGCGCGGAATGTTATAACCTATAATACTTTGATTAATGGTCTCTGCAAAAACAAGAAGATTGTAGAAGCAGAGGAGATTTTTGATCAGATGGAAATTCAGGGGGTTTCAAGAAATGCAGTGACCTACAACAGCCTTATTGATGGCCTCTGTAAGAGCCGGAAGGTTGAGGAGGCTGCCCAACTTATGGACCAGATGATAATGGAAGGATTAAAGCCTGATAAATTTACCTACAATTCCCTGCTTACATACTTCTGCCGTGCAGGGGATATCACAAAGGCAGCAGATATTGTACAAACCATGACCTCAAACGGTTGTGAACCTGACACAGTTACATATGGGACCCTTATCGGAGGGCTGTGTAGGGCAGGTAGAATAGATGTAGCAAGTAGGCTCCTCAGGTCCATTCAGATGAAAGGAATGGTCCTGACTCCTCACACCTATAATCCTGTAATTCAAGCGTTATTTAGACGAAAGAGAACAAAAGAAGCTATGAGGCTGTATAGAGAAATGATGGAAAAAGGTGATCCTCCAGATGCTGTCACGTATAAGATTATTTTCCGTGGTCTTTGTAATGGTGGAGGACCAATTGGGGAAGCTGTTGATTTTATGATTGAGATGACAGAGAAAGGATTTCTACCCGAATTCTCATCATTCTATATGCTCGCTGAAGGGTTGTGTGCCTTGTCTATGGAGGAAACCTTAGTTAAGCTTGTTGAAATGGTGACGAAGGCGGAAAATTTATCTGATGAAGAAGTTTCCATGATAAGGGGTTTTCTCAAAATTCGCAAATACCAAGATGCCTTGGCCACtcttggaggcatcttggataggcaaaagcaaaataaataTTACCGATGA
- the LOC119998197 gene encoding ras-related protein RABE1c-like, translated as MAAPRARADYDYLIKLLLIGDSGVGKSCLLLRFSDGSFTTSFITTIGIDFKIRTIELDGKRIKLQIWDTAGQERFRTITTAYYRGAMGILLVYDVTDESSFNNIRNWIRNIEQHASNNVNKILVGNKADMDESKRAVPTSRGQALADEYGIKFFETSAKTNLNVEEVFFSIARDIKQRLADTDSKAEPQTIKINQPDQAGGASQAAQKSACCGS; from the exons ATGGCTGCTCCAAGAGCTCGAGCTGATTACGATTACCTCATAAAGCTTCTCCTGATTGGTGATAGCG GTGTCGGTAAGAGTTGCCTTCTTCTACGCTTCTCAGATGGTTCCTTTACTACTAGTTTTATCACAACCATTGG CATTGATTTTAAGATAAGAACCATTGAGCTTGATGGAAAACGCATCAAGTTGCAAATTTGGGATACTGCTGGTCAAGAGCGGTTCCGAACGATTACCACTG CTTACTATCGTGGAGCCATGGGTATTTTGCTCGTGTATGATGTCACCGATGAGTCATCCTTCAATA ACATCAGAAATTGGATTCGTAACATTGAACAACATGCTTCCAACAATGTCAACAAGATACTGGTTGGTAACAAGGCTGACATGGACGAAAGCAAAAGG GCAGTTCCTACCTCAAGGGGCCAAGCTCTTGCTGATGAATACGGCATTAAGTTCTTTGAGACT AGTGCAAAGACAAATCTAAACGTGGAGGAGGTTTTCTTTTCAATAGCCCGGGATATCAAACAGAGACTTGCAGATACTGACTCGAAAGCTGAG CCTCAAACAATCAAAATTAACCAGCCAGACCAGGCAGGAGGGGCTTCTCAAGCTGCTCAAAAGTCAGCTTGCTGTGGTTCTTAG
- the LOC119999058 gene encoding uncharacterized protein LOC119999058 isoform X3, whose translation MNQSFLMAKGTECPNDGEMNYDNSSRIDPKHSHLWSMDGPEAEFFPNKKQAVEVPNNNFFTGLLNSDASPWGHVPGFHTFSGQLTERFFDSETPSTDNFEDRNIPPVSTGKISMEGKTINDLFVGDSSFGLSISQKVDDPRSGFNHGGIRKVKVSQVKDSENVMPVAMGHAYCRLDSDTISGTDAYDKGDESSISMGLAYDKGNDNMMPTGDSCDRGNNFFVKLFNKGNENISIGPMYKENDSNIGKIAIGQAFSRDDSNIMSIRQTYCQADDDSISTRHIHNKVDTGSLSMDHTYNKGDSNNLVIGHTYSEGEGTIISFGGYDDNTDNTYELLVGQPSIQRSETVNENESTKSNAEAMASAAHVTASGAETFSKKKEDLKASKKVPPNNFPSNVRSLLSTGMLDGVPVKYIVWSREKELRGVIKGSGYLCGCQSCNFSKVINAYEFERHAGCKTKHPNNHIYFENGKTVYGVVQELRSTPQDMLFEVIQTITGSPINQKSFRLWKESFLAATRELQRIYGKDEGKQFS comes from the exons ATG AATCAAAGTTTTTTGATGGCGAAGGGTACCGAGTGTCCAAATGATGGTGAGATGAACTATGATAATTCTTCTAGAATCGACCCAAAGCATTCTCATCTATGGTCCATGGATGGTCCTGAGGCAGAGTTTTTCCCCAATAAGAAACAGGCGGTCGAAgttccaaacaacaattttttcaCGGGGTTGTTAAATTCTGACGCTTCTCCATGGGGCCATGTTCCCGGTTTTCACACATTCTCTGGGCAATTGACTGAGAGGTTTTTTGATTCAGAGACACCTAGTACTGACAATTTTGAGGATAGAAACATTCCACCTGTTAGCACAGGAAAAATCAGCATGGAGGGAaagacaatcaatgatctaTTTGTTGGTGATTCTTCATTTGGTTTATCTATTTCACAAAAGGTGGATGATCCTAGATCTGGTTTTAATCATGGTGGGATTAGAAAAGTGAAAGTCAGTCAGGTTAAGGACTCTGAGAATGTAATGCCTGTGGCAATGGGACATGCCTATTGTCGGTTAGATAGTGACACAATATCGGGCACTGATGCTTATGACAAGGGAGATGAAAGCTCTATATCAATGGGTCTTGCTTATGACAAAGGGAATGACAATATGATGCCTACAGGTGACTCCTGTGATAGGGGAAATAACTTTTTCGTAAAGCTCTTTAACAAGGGGAATGAAAACATATCGATAGGGCCCATGTACAAAGAAAATGACAGTAACATTGGTAAGATAGCCATTGGTCAAGCATTCAGCAGGGACGACAGCAATATCATGTCAATAAGACAAACCTATTGCCAGGCAGATGATGACAGTATATCAACGAGGCACATCCACAATAAGGTTGATACGGGTTCCTTATCAATGGACCACACATATAACAAAGGTGATAGCAATAATTTAGTTATCGGTCACACTTATAGTGAGGGAGAGGGCACGATAATATCCTTTGGTGGCTACGATGATAATACAGATAACACTTATGAACTGTTGGTGGGTCAGCCTTCCATTCAGAGATCAGAAACGGTGAATGAGAACGAATCAACTAAATCAAATGCAGAAGCAATGGCATCCGCTGCCCATGTAACTGCTTCTGGGGCGGAAACTTTTTCCAAGAAGAAAGAGGACCTTAAAGCATCTAAGAAGGTACCACCAAACAATTTCCCTTCAAATGTCAGAAGTTTGCTATCCACTGGTATGCTAGACGGGGTTCCTGTAAAGTATATTGTATGGTCACGAGAG AAGGAGCTCCGTGGTGTTATAAAAGGTTCCGGTTATTTATGCGGATGTCAGTCTTGTAATTTCTCAAAG GTTATCAACGCTTATGAGTTTGAGCGGCATGCTGGTTGCAAAACAAAACACCCAAATAATCACATATACTTCGAAAATGGGAAGACTGTTTATGGGGTTGTACAAGAACTTAGGAGTACACCTCAGGATATGTTGTTTGAAGTTATTCAAACAATAACTGGTTCACCTATCAATCAGAAGTCTTTCCGCCTTTGGAAAG AGTCCTTTTTAGCTGCTACTCGTGAACTTCAGCGCATATATGGAAAGGATGAAGGGAAGCAATTTTCATAA
- the LOC119998937 gene encoding uncharacterized protein LOC119998937, with translation MENSSRRHKELLDLDSPCDKSRGKQPFCEIVDDLVNHFESNLDELLNTEEQDASMVYDDSSADEEYDDLSPYRSEVGQKVLSKSATFPSNGKILSSISSSNEEDDDPETALQQLFSEEPIQRSISLPLVSAMKGSREKQGLPLKKLAVNWAPNVYDPPPTSLSHCISRGTKQQKCRKGKINDEYNKKKNGKKGQKGNLSRGKEKKQKLRKVARNDKSYRSLDACPDDSDGLVIGSPDYCGSSFLKKSVSNMHYSVAEAL, from the exons ATGGAGAACAGCTCTCGCCGGCACAAGGAACTCTTAGATTTAGACAGCCCATGTGACAAGTCTCGTGGAAAGCAACctttttgtgaaattgttgatgatttggtAAATCACTTTGAGAGCAATCTTGATGAGCTCTTGAATACCGAAGAACAGGATGCATCTATGGTGTACGACGACAGCAGTGCAGACGAGGAATATGATGACCTTAGTCCATACCGAAGTGAAGTTGGTCAGAAGGTTTTGAGCAAGAGTGCAACTTTTCCAAGTAATGGTAAGATCCTATCGTCTATCTCATCTTCaaacgaagaagatgatgatccTGAAACAGCTTTACAACAGTTGTTCTCCGAAGAGCCGATACAACGTTCAATTTCACTGCCT CTTGTATCTGCCATGAAAGGAAGCCGGGAGAAACAGGGGCTACCACTCAAGAAGCTCGCTGTGAATTGGGCCCCCAATGTTTATGATCCGCCTCCCACCTCTTTGTCACACTGTATCAGTAGAGGCACAAAACAACAGAAGTGTAGGAAAGGCAAGATTAATGATGAAtataacaagaagaaaaatggaaagaaagggCAGAAAGGTAACTTATCGCGTGGTAAAGAGAAAAAGCAAAAACTGCGCAAAGTAGCTAGAAATGACAAGTCTTATAGATCATTGGATGCTTGTCCTGATGATTCTGATGGTTTGGTTATTGGTAGCCCAGACTACTGTGGGAGCAGCTTCCTCAAGAAATCAGTCTCGAATATGCATTATTCGGTGGCTGAGGCTTTATGA